One Methanobrevibacter sp. V74 DNA window includes the following coding sequences:
- a CDS encoding NADH-quinone oxidoreductase subunit B family protein produces the protein MGIKSFSRARAIHVLLVYTGGCNGCDIEIVNTILSPRFDAEQYKVFLTWNPREADVLVVTGPVTHLNRKPLEAIYEAIPNPKLVVAAGSCALMGGVYKNCYSDIPSEEIEGPVENIIPVDAKVPGCAVRPQDVLAGVVSLLPKLLDAD, from the coding sequence ATGGGAATTAAATCATTTTCAAGAGCAAGAGCAATACATGTCCTGCTGGTTTATACAGGGGGATGTAATGGTTGCGATATTGAGATTGTTAATACAATTTTATCTCCTCGTTTTGATGCTGAGCAATATAAAGTGTTTTTAACTTGGAATCCTCGTGAAGCTGATGTGCTGGTGGTAACAGGACCGGTTACACATTTAAATAGAAAACCGTTAGAGGCAATTTATGAAGCTATTCCTAATCCAAAATTGGTGGTGGCTGCTGGAAGTTGCGCTTTAATGGGTGGTGTTTATAAGAATTGTTATAGCGACATTCCTTCTGAAGAAATTGAAGGACCAGTCGAAAATATTATACCTGTTGATGCAAAAGTTCCGGGGTGTGCTGTAAGGCCTCAGGATGTTTTAGCTGGAGTTGTATCACTTTTACCTAAATTATTAGATGCGGACTAG
- a CDS encoding nickel-dependent hydrogenase large subunit: MDKKVPTSNIIETEIPMGTVHPAALEPYRVRFFVEDEIIQEAEITIGVNHRGIERIMEGLPVEKANALTEKVCGICSNSHIWNSCRTAEMGLGIEITDRAKHIRVIMGELERLHSHFLYLAHGCEVLSHETFSMRVFYMREIVMELLAMIGGNRVQYGCSVIGGVRPRCDLDEAKILRLKNDMDKLEEALNSFTERFLGDSIVLSRITGVGVLPQKQAIELAVTGPTLRATGVARDLRTTMFEYEDFDFNVVTQPDGDVKSNLVMRALESVESIKIIRQAIANIPEGKVVNRDWEMFDTDIIQSYIEVPRGTLYHSYALESGRVRHSIIRTPSMSNIGAMQYACIGDQITDAQLCIVQCDPCFTCSDRSIEIIRR, from the coding sequence ATGGATAAAAAAGTACCGACAAGCAATATTATTGAAACAGAAATTCCAATGGGTACAGTTCACCCTGCTGCATTGGAACCATATAGGGTAAGGTTTTTTGTAGAAGATGAAATTATTCAAGAAGCTGAAATAACTATTGGTGTTAATCATAGGGGAATAGAAAGGATTATGGAAGGCCTTCCAGTTGAAAAGGCAAATGCTCTTACTGAAAAGGTTTGTGGAATTTGTTCCAATTCACATATATGGAATTCATGCAGAACTGCTGAAATGGGATTGGGCATTGAAATTACAGATAGGGCTAAGCATATTCGTGTAATTATGGGTGAACTTGAACGTTTACATTCACATTTCTTGTATTTGGCGCATGGTTGTGAAGTGTTGTCTCATGAAACATTTTCAATGAGAGTATTCTACATGAGAGAAATCGTAATGGAATTGCTTGCAATGATTGGAGGAAATCGTGTACAATACGGATGTTCAGTTATTGGCGGAGTAAGGCCGAGATGTGATTTGGATGAGGCTAAAATATTAAGACTTAAAAATGATATGGATAAATTAGAAGAGGCACTTAACTCTTTTACCGAAAGATTTTTAGGAGATTCTATAGTTTTATCAAGGATAACTGGTGTGGGGGTGCTTCCTCAAAAACAAGCTATCGAACTAGCGGTTACCGGACCAACTCTTAGAGCTACTGGCGTTGCAAGGGATTTGAGAACAACAATGTTTGAATATGAAGATTTTGACTTTAATGTTGTCACTCAACCTGATGGAGACGTTAAATCAAATTTGGTTATGAGGGCATTGGAATCAGTAGAGTCAATTAAAATTATTAGGCAAGCTATTGCAAACATTCCAGAAGGTAAAGTAGTAAATCGTGATTGGGAAATGTTTGATACCGACATTATTCAAAGTTACATTGAAGTTCCAAGAGGAACTCTATATCATTCATATGCCCTAGAAAGTGGAAGGGTAAGGCATTCAATTATAAGAACACCTTCAATGTCAAATATTGGTGCAATGCAATATGCTTGTATTGGTGATCAAATTACAGATGCACAATTATGTATCGTGCAATGTGATCCATGTTTCACTTGCAGCGATAGATCGATTGAAATAATTAGGAGGTAG